In the genome of Croceimicrobium hydrocarbonivorans, one region contains:
- a CDS encoding WG repeat-containing protein, whose translation MKRIQLLFVFMSISLLVNGQYKYDKVSKFGEYHDKWTLIEVGGLYGFIDKNGVEVVKPQYDKISKFGEYHGKWALVEVGGLYGFIDKNGVEVVKPQYDEISKFGEYHGKWALVKVGGLYGFIGLDGAQVVKPQYDEIFKFGEYHGKWALVKVGGLYGFIGLDGAQVVKPQYDKISPFGEYHGKWALVKVGGLYGFIGKDGAQVVKPQYDRIFNFGEYHDGWALVELNGLYGFINQEGAEVVRPQYEEFRIKKGLEFIRKG comes from the coding sequence ATGAAAAGGATACAATTGTTATTTGTTTTTATGTCGATTTCATTGTTGGTAAACGGACAATATAAATACGATAAAGTTTCCAAATTTGGAGAATACCACGATAAATGGACCTTAATTGAGGTAGGTGGGCTGTATGGGTTTATTGACAAAAATGGAGTTGAAGTTGTAAAGCCTCAGTATGATAAAATCTCCAAATTTGGAGAATATCACGGTAAATGGGCCTTGGTTGAGGTAGGTGGACTGTATGGGTTTATTGACAAAAATGGAGTTGAAGTGGTAAAGCCTCAGTATGATGAAATCTCCAAATTTGGAGAATATCACGGTAAATGGGCCTTGGTTAAGGTAGGTGGTCTTTATGGATTTATTGGTCTAGACGGAGCCCAAGTTGTAAAGCCTCAGTATGATGAAATCTTCAAATTTGGAGAATATCACGGTAAATGGGCCTTGGTTAAGGTAGGTGGTCTTTATGGGTTTATTGGTCTAGACGGAGCCCAAGTTGTAAAGCCTCAGTATGATAAAATATCACCGTTTGGAGAATATCATGGTAAATGGGCCTTAGTTAAGGTAGGTGGGCTGTATGGGTTTATTGGTAAAGATGGAGCCCAAGTTGTAAAGCCTCAGTATGATAGAATTTTCAATTTTGGAGAATATCACGATGGATGGGCCTTAGTTGAGTTAAATGGGCTGTATGGATTTATTAACCAAGAAGGTGCTGAAGTTGTAAGGCCTCAATATGAGGAGTTTAGAATTAAAAAGGGACTTGAATTCATTAGAAAAGGTTAA
- a CDS encoding sensor histidine kinase, translated as MPIHAEIVRLRVEAPLRILNYSIEYIDNTSGLMQNEVTALHMSPEHLLWIGTQQGLFRYSGRRLKAFLPQNDSLMNGVRILDFYRTRSNRILALNEYYQYSLLSEDQRTLTNQNEDNRGYLFFRHGSVGESDLIRWHGYHQYLVDSNRYYFDNDGESSALYYNDGYGMEEVPYKLTVFSREHLMVFGESMYVLQDDGAIIRINGLLVDTIGSVPDLVRPQKWTEDPLLSQMLWNAAENKAYLYRKGELYQFYPNEKEGLHLQLIARGIPKGEYSACVYSKEDARIFLGTRKKGLMIMSPLFIRQVVTDSTCAAGVPNYTLAAIGRDSVLSTLGILYSNSKVECEAFYGAYSGLLGFNSSLKQIYAVEEPSRPLLIDLENGDRRYLKVPVDSANVRTGHIIQRRGDVYMFIESIGLMRLEGDSLVCLASVPADKGEVNYAGQLFFLNDSTVWMLYGFKAQMVIFDLKTREGRVVRISEREDFNSRFLYRIGDKVLLTTYGKGIYVWENEHWSKLDLKGNLAMEACHGIRQVGDCLLFSTNQGLYVSPKELFEAYLDDQIPFPTFTAFSAHDGLRNFEFNGGGTSEPIISNLDGKFVIPNPDGVTYLDGDFKSFMPRYHAELILEEVYVDGQNLSIIENAELPPLFSNLMVKLLNPYYGDEENSPVYYRVPELNSEWREIDFEKGLLFDRLPSNGSYSLEIYMPFMPKQARIFRVWQFSVGPRFHETLAFFLIMGLVALFLILGLFELVQRRNRAYQQRLKDEIEKRTEEIARNNVSLAHTVADLQESRQQLNRAIGLRDRMITIFSHDIRGPLRFMADVAFDIKEKTQAKGMEDLSRDLEILSTSTRGAYETANTILEWIRNQDLKDSENQFPLGKAVDQVLDRKAAELMKYRILVDWDLKQDFLIATRPKALEIVVENIVENAIKYCAHKIWIRIFEEDQRICLEVTDDGPGIQDQKRLNAINSGVAVRSKGGQRGAVGLGVGLPMVREIIGQLNGTLLFQNAAGKGLQVRVCLPFYAELNE; from the coding sequence ATGCCTATTCATGCCGAAATAGTGAGACTTCGGGTTGAAGCCCCGCTACGAATCCTCAATTACTCTATCGAATATATCGACAATACTTCCGGGTTGATGCAGAATGAGGTTACCGCCCTTCACATGAGTCCGGAGCATTTACTTTGGATAGGGACCCAACAGGGTTTGTTTCGGTATTCAGGTCGGCGGCTTAAGGCTTTTCTTCCTCAGAATGATTCCTTGATGAATGGGGTGCGGATCTTGGATTTTTACCGTACCCGATCCAATCGGATTCTAGCCTTGAATGAATACTATCAATATTCATTATTGTCAGAAGATCAAAGAACGCTTACCAATCAAAATGAAGATAATCGAGGTTATTTGTTTTTCCGCCATGGTAGCGTGGGGGAGAGCGACTTGATTCGTTGGCATGGGTATCATCAATACTTGGTGGACTCCAATCGGTATTATTTTGATAATGACGGGGAATCCAGTGCCTTGTATTACAATGATGGATATGGGATGGAGGAAGTGCCATATAAGCTAACGGTATTTAGCCGTGAGCATCTAATGGTTTTTGGAGAGAGCATGTATGTACTGCAGGATGATGGTGCAATTATCCGAATTAACGGACTTTTAGTAGATACCATTGGCTCTGTGCCTGATTTAGTGCGGCCTCAAAAATGGACAGAAGATCCGCTCCTGAGTCAGATGCTTTGGAATGCGGCGGAGAATAAAGCTTATCTCTACCGAAAGGGAGAGTTATATCAGTTTTACCCAAATGAGAAGGAGGGCTTGCACTTGCAATTAATTGCCCGAGGTATTCCGAAGGGAGAATACTCTGCCTGCGTGTATAGTAAAGAGGATGCGCGTATTTTTCTGGGCACCCGCAAAAAAGGATTGATGATAATGTCTCCACTATTTATTCGGCAAGTGGTTACGGATAGTACTTGTGCGGCAGGAGTTCCCAATTATACCCTGGCCGCTATCGGGCGGGATTCAGTGCTATCAACCTTGGGTATTTTGTATTCTAATTCCAAGGTGGAATGTGAGGCCTTCTATGGTGCCTATAGCGGATTACTGGGTTTTAATTCAAGTTTGAAGCAAATCTATGCGGTGGAGGAGCCTTCGAGGCCCTTATTAATAGACCTAGAGAATGGAGATCGCAGGTATTTAAAAGTGCCGGTGGATTCGGCAAATGTTCGAACTGGGCATATTATTCAAAGAAGAGGAGATGTGTATATGTTCATCGAATCGATTGGCTTAATGCGCTTGGAGGGCGATAGCTTGGTTTGTTTGGCTTCCGTGCCCGCAGATAAAGGAGAAGTGAATTATGCAGGCCAATTATTCTTTCTAAACGATTCTACCGTTTGGATGCTCTACGGTTTTAAAGCGCAAATGGTCATCTTCGATTTAAAAACTCGAGAGGGCAGGGTTGTAAGAATTAGCGAGCGTGAAGATTTTAATTCCCGCTTTTTGTATCGAATAGGAGATAAGGTCTTGTTAACGACCTATGGAAAAGGAATTTATGTTTGGGAAAATGAACATTGGTCCAAATTAGATTTGAAAGGAAACTTGGCTATGGAGGCCTGTCATGGTATAAGGCAAGTTGGAGATTGCTTGCTATTCAGTACTAATCAAGGTTTGTATGTAAGTCCAAAGGAGCTTTTTGAGGCCTATTTAGATGATCAGATTCCTTTTCCAACTTTTACGGCTTTTAGTGCGCATGATGGCTTGAGGAATTTTGAGTTTAATGGTGGTGGTACCTCTGAGCCAATAATTTCCAATCTAGACGGAAAATTTGTGATACCTAATCCCGATGGTGTGACCTATTTAGATGGGGATTTTAAAAGCTTTATGCCGCGATATCATGCCGAATTGATTTTAGAGGAGGTCTATGTGGATGGTCAAAATTTGTCCATTATTGAGAACGCTGAATTACCACCTCTGTTTTCGAATTTAATGGTGAAGCTTTTGAATCCTTATTATGGGGATGAAGAGAATAGTCCGGTTTATTATCGGGTGCCAGAACTGAACTCCGAATGGCGGGAAATAGATTTTGAAAAAGGATTGCTCTTTGATCGCTTACCCAGCAATGGTAGCTACAGCCTCGAAATATATATGCCCTTTATGCCTAAGCAGGCTCGAATATTTAGAGTTTGGCAATTTTCTGTCGGTCCTCGCTTTCATGAAACATTGGCCTTCTTCTTAATCATGGGCTTGGTAGCCTTGTTCCTGATATTGGGATTGTTTGAGTTGGTGCAGCGAAGAAACCGAGCCTATCAACAGCGGTTAAAAGATGAAATTGAGAAAAGAACCGAAGAAATAGCGCGGAATAATGTGAGTTTAGCCCATACGGTAGCTGATTTGCAGGAATCTCGGCAACAATTGAATCGCGCTATTGGACTTCGGGACCGAATGATCACTATATTCTCTCATGATATTAGGGGGCCCTTGCGTTTTATGGCGGATGTGGCCTTTGATATAAAGGAAAAAACCCAGGCAAAGGGAATGGAAGATCTCAGTCGAGATTTAGAGATATTAAGTACTTCTACTCGGGGAGCCTACGAAACGGCGAATACCATCTTGGAGTGGATTCGTAATCAGGATTTAAAGGATTCAGAAAATCAATTTCCATTAGGTAAGGCCGTAGATCAAGTTCTGGATCGTAAGGCAGCCGAATTAATGAAGTACCGCATTTTGGTGGATTGGGATTTAAAACAGGACTTTCTAATTGCTACACGACCCAAAGCTCTCGAAATAGTAGTCGAGAATATTGTTGAGAATGCCATAAAATATTGTGCCCATAAAATTTGGATTCGAATCTTCGAGGAAGATCAAAGGATTTGTCTTGAGGTGACGGATGATGGGCCGGGTATTCAGGATCAAAAGCGACTGAACGCCATTAATAGTGGAGTAGCGGTGCGCAGTAAAGGTGGTCAGCGTGGTGCAGTAGGTTTAGGGGTAGGCCTGCCTATGGTTAGAGAAATTATTGGTCAGCTAAACGGCACACTCCTATTTCAAAATGCTGCCGGAAAAGGTCTCCAGGTAAGGGTTTGTCTGCCCTTTTATGCCGAACTGAATGAATAA
- a CDS encoding DegT/DnrJ/EryC1/StrS family aminotransferase, producing MKKIQMVDLVSQYQKIQDQVDKAILDVVRSSAYINGPEVKAFQSDLESYLGVKHVIPCANGTDALQIAMMALGLKPGDEVITATFTYVATAEVIALLGLTPVLVDVDEDTFGLNTDQVREAIGPKTKAIVPVHLFGQCADLETIMQIAKEHNLYVVEDTAQAIGSSYYFENGSSAKAGTIGDIGTTSFFPSKNLGCFGDGGAIFTNDDDLASKIRIIANHGQTVRYYHDMIGVNSRLDSIQAAILRCKLPHLDEYIKARQAVADYYDQAFANTPELKTPVRDSKSEHVFHQYTLQLAEGIDRNKLVEYLQTKDIPAMIYYPVALHMQKAYQDERYQKDDFPITNRLVSRVFSLPMHTELEKDQLEHITSEVLNFIKNH from the coding sequence ATGAAAAAAATTCAAATGGTTGACTTGGTCAGCCAATATCAAAAAATTCAGGATCAAGTAGATAAGGCCATCCTTGATGTTGTGCGTTCCTCTGCTTATATCAATGGACCCGAGGTTAAAGCCTTTCAAAGTGATTTGGAAAGCTATTTAGGAGTGAAACATGTGATTCCTTGTGCTAATGGAACCGATGCCCTGCAAATAGCTATGATGGCTCTGGGTTTAAAGCCAGGAGATGAGGTGATTACAGCAACTTTTACCTACGTTGCTACCGCTGAGGTAATTGCGCTTTTAGGCCTGACTCCGGTTTTAGTAGATGTCGATGAAGATACATTTGGATTAAATACCGATCAGGTTCGTGAGGCAATTGGCCCTAAAACCAAAGCAATTGTTCCAGTGCACTTATTTGGGCAATGTGCCGATTTAGAGACCATTATGCAGATTGCCAAAGAGCACAATTTGTATGTGGTAGAAGATACCGCTCAGGCCATTGGCTCTAGCTATTATTTTGAGAATGGAAGCAGTGCTAAAGCTGGTACTATCGGTGATATTGGAACCACCTCATTTTTTCCCAGCAAGAATTTAGGCTGCTTTGGAGATGGTGGAGCGATTTTCACTAATGATGATGATTTGGCTTCTAAAATCCGCATCATCGCCAATCATGGGCAAACCGTACGCTACTACCATGATATGATAGGGGTGAACTCACGGTTGGATTCCATTCAGGCGGCAATTCTAAGATGTAAACTTCCTCATTTGGATGAGTACATAAAAGCCAGGCAAGCAGTGGCTGATTATTACGATCAGGCTTTTGCGAATACCCCTGAATTAAAAACACCAGTGCGCGATTCGAAATCTGAGCATGTATTTCATCAGTACACACTGCAGTTAGCAGAAGGTATTGATCGCAATAAATTAGTAGAGTATCTCCAAACCAAAGATATTCCGGCCATGATTTACTATCCGGTAGCACTGCATATGCAAAAGGCTTATCAGGACGAACGTTATCAAAAAGATGATTTTCCGATAACCAACCGTTTGGTGAGTCGGGTATTTTCGCTGCCCATGCACACTGAGCTAGAAAAAGATCAATTAGAACATATAACCTCCGAAGTACTTAACTTCATCAAGAACCATTAA
- a CDS encoding UDP-glucose dehydrogenase family protein, with protein MKIVIVGTGYVGLVTGTCLSEVGIDVTCVDVDVKKIENLKQGILPIYEPGLDKLVHRNYEKNRLQFSTNLGEAIKGADAAFIAVGTPPGEDGSADLKYVLTVAREIGENMNDYGVIITKSTVPVGTAAKVKKEIKDALDRRGVSIDFDVASNPEFLKEGAAVNDFMKPDRIVVGVESERARKVLEKLYHPFTLNGHPVIFMDIPSAEMTKYAANAMLATKISFMNDVANLCEIMGADVNLVRRGIGSDPRIGNKFIYPGIGYGGSCFPKDVKALVRTARENGYEMRILQSVEEVNEDQKSVLFQKVLKRFNGDLKGKHFAVWGLSFKPNTDDMREAPSVVIIEKLLAEGATVSAYDPVAMEEAKHDLGDRITYAENEYEAIKGADALLVVTEWSEFRVPDFEEIKDSLNSPLIFDGRNIFEISRMAELGFEYHCIGVKS; from the coding sequence ATGAAAATAGTTATAGTTGGAACAGGATATGTAGGTTTAGTTACAGGTACCTGTCTTTCAGAAGTAGGTATTGATGTGACCTGCGTTGATGTCGATGTAAAGAAAATCGAAAACCTTAAGCAAGGAATTCTTCCTATTTACGAACCCGGTTTGGATAAACTGGTACATCGCAACTATGAAAAAAATCGTCTTCAGTTTTCTACCAATTTAGGAGAAGCCATTAAAGGTGCTGATGCTGCCTTTATTGCGGTTGGAACCCCTCCCGGAGAAGATGGAAGCGCTGACCTAAAATATGTATTAACCGTAGCTCGTGAGATCGGGGAAAACATGAATGATTATGGTGTGATTATCACCAAATCTACTGTGCCGGTTGGAACTGCTGCAAAAGTTAAGAAGGAAATTAAAGATGCCTTAGATCGTCGTGGTGTGAGCATTGATTTTGATGTGGCATCTAACCCCGAGTTCCTTAAAGAAGGGGCAGCGGTAAATGACTTTATGAAACCCGACCGTATTGTGGTGGGAGTTGAATCGGAGCGCGCTCGCAAGGTTCTCGAAAAATTATATCACCCCTTTACCCTTAATGGTCACCCGGTAATTTTCATGGATATTCCATCAGCCGAAATGACCAAATACGCTGCTAATGCGATGTTGGCAACTAAGATTTCATTTATGAACGACGTAGCCAACCTTTGTGAGATTATGGGTGCTGATGTAAACTTAGTTCGTCGTGGTATCGGATCTGATCCTCGAATTGGAAACAAATTTATCTACCCAGGAATTGGTTATGGCGGTAGCTGTTTCCCTAAAGATGTGAAGGCATTAGTGCGCACTGCTCGTGAAAATGGCTACGAAATGCGCATCTTACAATCGGTGGAAGAGGTAAACGAAGACCAAAAATCAGTTCTTTTCCAAAAGGTATTGAAACGTTTTAATGGCGATCTAAAGGGTAAGCATTTCGCCGTATGGGGTCTTTCTTTTAAGCCTAATACTGATGATATGCGTGAAGCACCATCAGTAGTAATTATCGAGAAATTACTGGCAGAAGGTGCAACTGTATCTGCTTACGATCCCGTAGCTATGGAAGAAGCTAAGCACGATTTAGGCGATCGCATCACCTATGCTGAGAATGAATATGAGGCCATTAAGGGTGCAGATGCCCTCTTAGTGGTAACCGAATGGAGTGAATTTAGAGTTCCTGACTTCGAGGAAATTAAAGACTCCTTAAATAGCCCCCTTATTTTTGATGGTCGAAACATCTTCGAAATTAGCCGCATGGCTGAGTTAGGATTTGAGTACCACTGTATTGGGGTAAAATCCTAA
- a CDS encoding UDP-glucuronic acid decarboxylase family protein, which produces MKRVLITGAAGFLGSHLCDRFIAEGFQVVGMDNLITGDLKNIEHLFAKEEFEFYHHDVSKFIHVSGELDYILHFASPASPIDYLKIPIQTLKVGSLGIHNCLGLAMAKGARLIIASTSEVYGDPQVHPQTEEYWGHVNPVGPRGVYDEAKRFQEAMTMAYHTYHGLETRIVRIFNTYGPRMRLNDGRVLPAFIGQALRGEDLTVFGDGSQTRSFCYVDDLVEGIYRLLMSDYAGPVNIGNPDEITIGEFAEEIIKLTGTDQKVIYKDLPKDDPTQRRPDITKAKELLGWEPKVSRSEGLKITYEYFKSLPTEELYKKEHKDFKDYIRQKQ; this is translated from the coding sequence ATGAAAAGAGTTCTAATCACCGGTGCAGCCGGTTTTTTAGGTTCCCATTTATGTGATCGCTTTATCGCTGAAGGCTTTCAAGTGGTAGGAATGGATAACCTGATTACAGGTGACCTTAAGAATATTGAGCATCTCTTTGCGAAAGAAGAATTTGAGTTCTATCATCACGATGTTTCCAAATTCATTCACGTATCAGGAGAGCTTGATTATATCCTTCATTTTGCTTCTCCGGCCAGCCCTATCGATTACTTGAAAATTCCGATTCAAACCCTCAAAGTAGGTTCTTTAGGAATTCACAATTGCTTGGGATTGGCAATGGCTAAAGGAGCCCGCCTGATCATTGCTTCTACCTCAGAAGTATACGGTGATCCACAAGTGCATCCGCAAACTGAGGAATATTGGGGGCATGTTAACCCTGTAGGCCCCAGGGGGGTGTATGATGAAGCCAAGCGATTCCAGGAAGCGATGACCATGGCCTATCATACCTACCATGGATTAGAAACTCGCATCGTACGTATCTTTAATACCTATGGTCCCAGAATGCGCTTGAATGATGGTCGGGTATTACCGGCTTTCATTGGTCAGGCCTTAAGAGGCGAGGATTTAACGGTATTTGGTGATGGATCGCAAACTCGATCCTTTTGCTATGTAGACGATTTGGTTGAAGGTATTTACCGCTTATTAATGAGTGATTATGCCGGGCCGGTGAATATTGGTAACCCAGATGAAATTACCATTGGCGAATTTGCTGAGGAAATCATCAAGCTTACGGGAACGGATCAAAAGGTGATCTATAAAGACTTACCAAAAGATGATCCTACACAAAGACGACCCGATATCACCAAAGCCAAAGAACTCTTGGGCTGGGAGCCAAAGGTTAGTCGTTCTGAAGGATTAAAAATCACCTACGAATATTTCAAGTCTTTACCCACTGAGGAACTCTATAAAAAGGAGCATAAAGACTTCAAAGATTACATTCGCCAAAAGCAATAA
- the galE gene encoding UDP-glucose 4-epimerase GalE, protein MAQILVTGGLGFIGSHTAVELIKAGHEPVLIDDLSNSTASVLDGIEEITGHRPVFERVDLKSKAEVRDFFGRYSSLDGIIHFAAFKAVGESVHKPLEYYENNLGSLVYLLQEMRDLQIDNLIFSSSCTVYGEADELPITENSPVKAAISPYGNTKQVGEEIIQDAIKAHGFNAISLRYFNPIGAHPSAMIGESPLGVPLNLVPYVTQTAAKVREQLAVFGSDYETRDGTNERDYIHVVDVAKAHVVALNRLLNRQNEGAYEVFNLGTGTGSTVLEVIQSFERVSNSKLNYKIVERRPGDVTAAYADTTKANTVLGWTAEKSLDDAMADAWRWEKKIRNID, encoded by the coding sequence ATGGCTCAGATTCTGGTAACCGGCGGATTAGGTTTTATCGGCTCGCATACTGCAGTCGAATTAATCAAAGCCGGACATGAGCCGGTACTGATAGACGATCTTAGTAATTCTACCGCTTCGGTTCTTGATGGAATTGAAGAAATAACCGGTCATCGTCCCGTATTTGAAAGAGTCGATTTAAAATCGAAAGCTGAAGTACGAGATTTCTTTGGTCGCTATAGTTCTTTGGATGGAATCATTCACTTTGCTGCTTTCAAGGCGGTGGGTGAATCGGTTCACAAGCCCTTAGAATATTACGAGAATAATTTAGGCTCCTTGGTTTACCTGCTACAGGAAATGCGCGACCTGCAGATTGATAATTTAATCTTTAGCAGTAGTTGCACAGTTTATGGTGAGGCAGATGAATTGCCAATCACAGAGAATAGCCCGGTGAAGGCCGCAATTTCCCCTTATGGAAATACCAAGCAAGTAGGAGAGGAGATAATCCAAGATGCTATAAAGGCCCACGGATTTAATGCTATTTCATTGCGTTACTTCAATCCTATTGGTGCTCATCCTAGTGCTATGATTGGCGAATCACCCTTGGGCGTACCTCTTAATTTGGTGCCCTACGTAACCCAAACTGCAGCAAAGGTTCGTGAGCAATTAGCTGTTTTTGGTAGCGATTATGAAACTCGTGATGGCACCAATGAAAGAGATTATATCCATGTGGTGGATGTAGCGAAGGCACATGTGGTAGCTTTAAACCGCTTATTGAATCGCCAGAATGAGGGGGCCTACGAAGTATTTAACCTAGGCACCGGAACCGGTTCAACCGTATTGGAAGTAATTCAATCATTTGAGCGCGTTTCTAATAGCAAACTGAATTATAAAATAGTGGAGCGTAGGCCTGGTGATGTTACCGCAGCTTATGCTGATACAACCAAGGCCAATACCGTTTTGGGATGGACGGCCGAAAAAAGCTTAGACGATGCCATGGCGGATGCATGGCGCTGGGAAAAGAAAATCAGAAACATAGATTAG
- the rfbB gene encoding dTDP-glucose 4,6-dehydratase produces the protein MSKKILITGGAGFIGSHVVRLFVNKYPDYEIYNLDVLTYAGNLENLKDIENAPNYHFVKADIVDAEAMNKLFAEHRFEGVLHLAAESHVDRSITDPLAFVRTNVIGTVNLLNSFRDTWKDNFEGKRFYHISTDEVYGTLGAEGLFEETTSYDPNSPYSASKASSDHFVRAYGETYGMPYVITNCSNNYGPNQFPEKLIPLFIHNVRNEKPLPVYGDGKYTRDWLYVIDHARAIDLVYHEGRNKETYNIGGFNEWQNIDLIKVLCKQMDEKLGRPAGTSEGLISYVKDRPGHDRRYAIDATKINKELGWEPSVTFEQGLGETIDWYLQNEDWLNSVTSGDYQNYYKDMYADR, from the coding sequence ATGTCGAAGAAAATATTAATTACCGGAGGAGCAGGCTTTATTGGATCCCATGTGGTGCGCCTATTCGTGAATAAGTATCCGGACTATGAAATTTACAATCTTGATGTTCTTACTTATGCAGGGAACCTAGAGAACTTGAAGGATATTGAGAATGCCCCGAATTATCACTTTGTAAAGGCTGATATTGTTGATGCAGAAGCAATGAACAAGCTTTTCGCGGAGCATCGTTTCGAAGGGGTTTTACACTTGGCAGCAGAAAGTCATGTGGACCGTAGTATTACTGATCCACTAGCCTTTGTTCGCACCAATGTAATTGGTACTGTTAACTTACTCAATTCTTTTAGAGATACCTGGAAGGATAATTTCGAGGGTAAGCGTTTTTACCATATCAGTACTGATGAGGTATATGGTACTTTAGGTGCAGAAGGCCTTTTTGAGGAAACTACCTCCTACGATCCGAATTCACCTTATTCGGCTTCTAAAGCTAGTTCCGATCATTTTGTTCGGGCTTATGGTGAGACCTATGGAATGCCTTATGTGATTACCAATTGCTCTAACAATTATGGCCCGAATCAATTTCCGGAGAAACTGATTCCGCTCTTTATTCATAATGTGCGCAATGAAAAGCCTTTGCCCGTTTATGGCGATGGAAAGTACACCCGCGATTGGTTGTATGTGATTGATCATGCTCGCGCCATTGATCTCGTTTACCACGAAGGTCGTAATAAGGAGACCTACAATATTGGGGGCTTTAATGAGTGGCAAAATATAGACTTGATCAAGGTTCTTTGCAAGCAAATGGATGAGAAACTCGGTCGTCCGGCAGGGACTTCGGAGGGCTTGATTAGCTATGTAAAGGACCGTCCTGGTCACGATCGCCGCTATGCCATTGATGCCACTAAAATCAATAAAGAGTTAGGATGGGAACCTTCAGTAACCTTCGAGCAAGGTTTGGGAGAAACTATTGATTGGTATTTACAGAATGAAGATTGGTTAAACAGTGTTACTTCTGGAGATTACCAAAACTATTACAAAGACATGTACGCAGATCGCTAA